From a region of the Helianthus annuus cultivar XRQ/B chromosome 5, HanXRQr2.0-SUNRISE, whole genome shotgun sequence genome:
- the LOC110943653 gene encoding uncharacterized protein LOC110943653, whose translation MDPPPPPPTTGEPIQPFIPKSTQPSPNTTIPTNTTEPTIIQNVTPTNTTQPITTQDEPTITFNPSTTIPPLSHFFPGAGDGYDEGFEEFDGYDEDGYAYGGDGDQGEFGYMQGQMQVMPNVGGVQQQQLIPQHVRPRPQGPQMQRPIPLQQVRPPNVQQQFQRPIQNPPMPQQQFQQPNVMRLKIAKEWWKGNMKKFMRYKVKEMVVGTTT comes from the exons ATGgatcctccaccaccaccacccactacgggtgaacctATTCAACCATTCATACCAAAatccactcaaccttcaccaaataccaccattccaacCAATACCACCGAACCCACTATAATCCAAAatgttacaccaaccaacaccacacaacccattactacccaagaTGAACCAACCATTACCTTTAATCCTTCCACTACTATACCGCCATTATCCCACTTCTTTCCGGGTGCGG gagatgggtatgatgaaggattTGAGGAGTTTGATGGTTATGATGAAGATGGGTATGCttatggtggtgatggagatCAAGGGGAATTCGGTTATATGCAAGGCCAAATGCAAGTGATGCCAAATGTAGGTGGagtgcaacaacaacaactcatacctcaaCATGTGAGGCCGAGGCCACAAGGGCCACAAATGCAACGTCCCataccattgcaacaagttcgtcCACCGAATGTTCAACAACaattccaaaggccaattcaaaACCCACCcatgccacaacaacaatttcaacaaccaaat GTCATGCgactgaaaattgccaaggaatggtggaagggcaatatgaagaagtTCATGCGGTACAAGGTCAAGGAGATggtggtaggaactacaacatga